The nucleotide window CCATTAGCCCTTCCCACCCGTCATAAACAAATGTCGTGTTAGGGACAAGATTGATGGTGGCCAAGTCATAAAGCTGGCCAGGCGGGACAGAATATGATTGTGTGCGGGCAGCCATTCTTCAGCCAAGCAGAGAGATTGGGGTGTGGGACCAAGACACTGTGTCAGAGTCTTTCCCCCACCAATCTGAGAGGGGAGCTCAGGAGAGTTCCCGACAGGGAAGTTTAATTTATTCTGACAATGTCCACTTAGGCAGGAAGAGAAACCCACTGAGATTTGCCATGGGGTCCTAAATGCCAGCTTCAGAAAACCCACTTTCTGAAATCTCCTATTTCCATTTATAACAAAGTCAAAATGTTCCCTGCAAAGAGCTTTTATTATTGACGATTTCCCTCCCACCGTAACCGAATGTCTTCCTTTGCAACTGGGGCTCTATCTTCTTGTCTGGAACTTCTGTGGCCTTGATTTCCCACCCCCTTTTAACCCATCTCCCCCTTTTTGGTGGGAATCCACCATAACCATTAGGCTCTGTGCGTCTTTGTGTCTCTGTTTGTCTCTGTCACTTTTCCCCATCCTTCTCCCTTCCTGCCCCCACAGAAGGCTGTGGGGCCCCAAAGTTTCTCCCGGATgtccccactcccagcccagcTCTGGGGCCTGCATGCCTACCCTCCACTGCACCATCTGGGGGATGGGCCGGATGCAGCCCTGATGCCGAGCTTGCACCCAGGCCTGGACAGACTTGTGGCCACACTGCAGCCTGACCGGCAGGTTCCAGGTCCTAGTCGGCTGGGAAAGAAACAATACTTAAGTAAATGAATTCCAGCTCCAAAACCCATTCAGGAAAATGAAAGCAGCTTCTCCACGAACCTTCTCAACGTGATTACGAGTGGAAAATTGAGCAGAATGTACCATATCCACCTTCTTGGAAACCAAAGTAGCGCGAGAGCATAAGGCTCAATTTAAGAGCTTTGTTGTGCTCCTTTCCCGTCTTACCCTGCCCCAAAGAAACCCTctggtttatattatttttttagttgtttACTTGATTTTTTCCCTCACTGATTTCAAATTTGCAGCATATTGAGCGTATTATGGGAGATGCAGTAGGATCTGGAATTTCCTTGCACATAGACCTGGCCCTGTCCTGGAGAAGGCTGGAGCTCACACTGGGAGACACAGCCAGAGAGAAGAGGCCGGGTCTGTGTGGTCCTTGGGGAGGGCCTGGAATTGCTCCCAGCTCAGAATCTCCCTGCCTGGGGTTGGGAGGGTGACCTGGCAAGCCTCAGTGGGGCTTCTCCCCGGCCCCTTCCCGGTCCAGAGGATGCCTCCCTTTCTCCCAAAGAGCATCTTCTTTCTCTGGGCTGTCCATGGGCCCCTCCAAGCCCACTGGTCCCCATGGGTGTCATTAGGACTTGACTCCCCACCCTCTCCTGTAGCTGCCACTGCAGGCAGCTCCTACTGAGGGGACTCAGTGGGCTGCTCCTTGACCCCCTGAGTCAACACAGCTTGGTGCTACTTGGGTGGGCATGGGAGAGCAATTTGTGAGCCCAGCAAGTGAGCATCAGAGCATCAGAGCGGGAACCAGGACCAGGCAGTGAGGCCTCTGGCCTGACCTAAGTGGTGGGACCCCAGGCAGGGCCTAGAGAGGCGGAGGAGGCTCCAGGGAGGGGCTGCAGCGGGGTGGGGATGTGGTTCCATGTACTCAAGGTTGGGAAAGGAAGGAGTTTTTTGGAGAGCTTTGAGGACGACTTAGATCCTGagatgggggagagggagagggagatggaaagagaggggagggaagaggtggAGAGGGGGACATCCCCCCTCCCATTACCTACCCCGGGGAAAAAGCAGGAAAACCAACACATTTAGCGCCATTAACTCTTAAGGCCTCCGCATTTCCTTCAGTATAAAAGCAGGTCATTGGTCCCGGAGGCTGTGCCGGGGCTCGTTAATGGCTACAGACGTACAAACCGGacggggggcgggggtgggggagaagcACGTTTCAGCGGccattggattttaaaaaatctgttggtagagtgaaaacaaaaattgtcCTCCAAGTTGGCAAAATCGGCGTCCCAGACGGTGCGCAGGAGGGCCCTGAGAGGCCTGTCCCCGGAGCCCCGCGCCAGTCCGGTAGGCCCGGCTCGGTCTGCAGCCGGGTGTTCACTCGTGGATCCGGCCGGCCGCAGGGTCTTTCCGCAGCCGGGGCACTCGGGACAGCAGCGGCTGCGGAGTCGGGGCCAGGGGCTTCCTTGCGATTccaatgatttttattattatcactcGCAAAGGACACATGCGGCCAAGGCCGGGCCTCACAGCGGCTGTGCTGGTCATCGCGTGGAGGGGTGTGCGCTAACCCAGGGGCGAGGGGGCGCGCCCGGTGTCCCAGGGAGAGCTTAGGAGGAAGACGGCCCACCGTGGTTCCCACAGTCAGGGACAGTCCGGGTGCTAGAAGTTCCCAGAGAGAACTCGAGGGGCTGATGTCCTGGTGTCTGTGGGGCTTCCTGCGCGCccacccccttccccctcccccctctcagGTTCGACGGATCCTCCCGGAGGCGCAGGACAGTGATTTATAGTAAGTGTTTGGTGACAGCGGCATAACGTGACAGTCCGCTGCAACTGCCAGCCGGCTCCTGGGCGGGCCTACCCGCGGGGCCGACCCCACAGTGGAGTCCCCGGAGCCGCCGGGTAaagccccctcccccgccccggtGCAGCCCCGCGTTCCCCGCGCCCGGCGCTGCCGGGGAAAAGTGGCACAACAGGAAAGCCTCGCCGAAGGCCCTTCCCAGTCGGCTTCCTCGCCATAAAAAGCCAGACTCCAGCCGAGGTCCTGACCCCTTCCAAATATACATTCCCTTCTCCGCAGCCCGCCACTCCCGCCCGGGCCTCGGGCTGTGCAGCTTCCTCCTAGGCCTGCCCGGGCCCATGCCTCCCCCGAAGCGGCGAGAGTCGGTGCAGCCCCAACTTCTATTGCGTGTCCCAGTTTGCCAACCAGCTTTGCTCGCGTGCCGTTGGCCCGGAGGCTGCAGCGCCAGTCCCTGCGTGCGCCGGAGCGCACTGGAGCGTTTGCGAGGCCAGGGCTGCTGACGGCGAGGGGATACTTTGATGAACACGGTGCTTCAGTCCCGCCCCAGCTCTCCACCGGAGCCGGAGGTTGGGGCGCGCTAAGCCGCGGCGCCTGGACAAGTGCGCGGGCCGGAGCCGCCCAGTCCTGCACCCAGGGGCTCGCGGCCGGCGCATGCGCACGCGCGGTGGCGGGTCTGCGGGCCCGAAGGCCCGGCCCCTCCCTCAAAACCCGAGCGGGGAAGCCCAGGGGCTGGGAGCCTCGCCCCGGGTCGCGGGAGCTGGGGGGCGGGGGACGCAGGCAAGCCAGGTCTTCCCACCTGCCGTCGGGGCTCCTCCCCGCAGCAGCAAAGGGGTCCCAGTGCCCGTGGCAGTGCACGCTCAAGCGGACACACTGGCTCCCAAATTCGGAGATCAAAGGGGCAGCCGAGAACTGGGCGTCCGCTGGGTGTGACCCCTGACCGTGGAGGAAGGGCGGGAGCCGGGAGTGGGCGGTGGGGCCTGGGGTCAGGCCGCGGTCGTCGGCTCCCAGCAGAGGCGCTCCACCCGAGGAAGGGGTGAGGGTGGGTGGCCTGCCCCTGCCGTAGTCATACCTGGGACGTTGAAATGGGCTTTGGGGATAGAGCTCACTCCCAGCGCCCCACAGGAGAAGCCCGCAGCGCAGACCTGGGCCGTGCAGACCCCTGGGCGGGCTCGAGGGCCGAGGATAGCAACACGGCTCGAGGTCCAGTCGCGAGTAACAACCCCGACGGCCCCTCGAAGATGTGCTCCCGGCACcgggggtgtgtggggggaggcCTCCGGCCTTGGGGCCCCTCGGCACGGGGCGGGGGCgcctcctccaactcctggagATCAGGCCTAGACCCCGAGTGTTCTCAGGGACACTGTGGACGGCGGGCCAGGTCCTAGCACCGTGTCGTCCCCCATTGCCGCTGCTGCTTGTTAAAAGTGTTAGCGACCCGTGATGACAATCCACAACTTCTGGAGGGTGCGGGTGGCATGTACGGACGTGAAGATCTCTTTGTAAGGCACGTCCACGCACACACCGGGACACTCATTTTGTAAAACCTAGATGGGCGTTGCCCCCACCCCCCATGCCACCCGCGTACCAATCAAAGCTGCAAGTTGTAGAAAATACCTGGATGTGTGTGGGCTGCACCTTAGAACAGAATCCACCCGGTAGGCATTCCCAAATACAAATAAAGTGCGTAGGGTGCTTTGagattggggggggggggtgttaAAAAGTTACTTGTAAACAATACATTTCAGGTTGTTTTCAAGTCAATGTTTAAAGTGTTGCCTGCTCCAAGCTCTAACAACACATTAGTGTTATAATAACACTCCTTGCATCTGCCAGGAGCCCTCCAACGGGCTGCCAGCGGTTCCACGAGGTTCGTGGTGTTGGTGTTGGTGTAGGCGAAGGCGACTAAAAGGGGCGAAAAAGAACCCAAAGCCATGCCTGTAGGGTTTGCCAGCGCCGACCCGCCCCTCGCCAGCGCCCGAGGCCAAGCGGACCCCGCCTTCCTAAGGAGCCATCTTGCGCGCTGCACCAGCGGCCCAAGCcctttagcactcccttaaggtCGCGCAGCCTGCCCGGCTGAGCCTGCGCCCCTAAACAGCTGCAGAGGTGCGACAGGTTGATTATGCTGGGCCTAGCTCGCTCGTAATTCCTTAAAGACAAAGGGCAGCGGAGAGAGCCCGCGACAGGGCCTGGCCTGCGGGTCAGACGGCCGCTGCGAGGCCCGGGTTCCACGCACCTCCTGCACAAACTCGGGCAAAACTGCTTTGCCATGGTATGTGAGTGTACTGAAGGTTTAACTTTCTcagtttttccttcaaaaaaatcaaggtGGAAGATGTTTTATAACATTTGAAACGAATAGCCAAAATTTGGCAGAGCAGGAAACAATAAGTTCACTGAAATTTAATTGAGATTTAAGATAGAAGAAACCTTGTAATAAGAATTGTCTTGAAGGACGCCCAAATGAAATTCTCTCATAgcacagaaatagataaaaaaaTGTCGAAGTAAATctattctccttttttccttttaaacacaTACACCAGGAAGCCAAATGAACTCCCGCTCCTTGCATTACTCAGGGTGCAGGAGCAGTGAGAAGGTTGCAACCAAAAATACTTTAGTTTCCTTCAAACACGGATGCTGCCATCTATTTGGAGAAGTAGAATTCAACATCATGGCTCAATTGCAGTTTTATAAACCCCTGCCTAGAATCTCTTCTAAGTGTCCAAACAAGCAACATTGAATTAAACAGGGCCACGGCAAGCCTGCGGGCCCCTGGAATGGTCTCTCCTGGGCGTGGGAATGGAGGTTCCGGTGGTCAGAGGAGAGGGGGTGCCTGCCCATCAGGGTCAAGGCTAAAGGGAACGTGACTCTGTGAGATTTGTTGGAGGATGTGTGTGACAGTGGGTCTGGGAGTTGGGTTTGCAAGTGTTTGTGAGAATGTGTGACTGTGAGATGGCATGTTTGTGGAGTGTATGTGCACTTGTGAATGGATGTGCATGGATGTTTGTGTTCCAGCCGATGTGTGACACCGTGTgagtatgtatctgtgtgtgtgcccgccatctcgcccagGCTCGGAGGCCCGGCCTCCCAGCAACCATGTGTTTCCAATTAGCAGCATTCCGCCTGGGAGTGCAGAGAGGCGGGTCCTGGGGCAGCTTCTGAGGAGCGGGTGGGCTAGCTCAGGCCCCCCAGGTCTGCTCCGTCGAGGGCGAGGCCGCCCGGCCAGCATGCTTTCGCAGGGACTCGGCAGCCACACAAAGAGCCCTCTCTCCTGCGCCAGCCGTTGGAGACTCGGTCCTCCCCCAGATCATAAACCTGCCTGTGAAGACGTTCAGAAATAGTTTACCCGCgctcacacacacatgtgcaaagGCTGGAATTCCATTTgctgtaaagttttattttattttgcttggaAGGGGAGTGAGGGGGAGAAGTGTCCTGACCTAATTTGTTCTAGGGCAAAATACTGTTAATTTCATGCAGAGGTATACACCTGTACACGAATCCCTGCTTGCTGCCTGCGGGTGTCCTGCACATTTGTGCGTCAGCCTACCTGTAGCTGTACACCATACACAGCTCAggagcacacacctgtggtctcaccCAGGCCACCTACATGATGCACTCAACAAAACCAGATCTGAGCCTTAAACCTTTTTATTATAACTTCAGACTAACGCTGATGTTCAAGTGCAtaagcacaatgtctggcatgtATTAGGCACTTAACATAAATGGCTGAATGAATACATTAAGCTTAGATTTAAAAAGTGACCTAGTATTAATAAGAAGAGGGTGGAAATAAGCACTGTGTGAAAGATTCTAGACCACAAGGAAAGGCACAGGCTCAGAGACCTCTAGGTAACCCGGGGGCTTTGCCATGGAATGTTCCAACAGTATTTGCTTACCTTCAAGTTTCTTCTTCTGACCCCCTCTATGTCTCAAGACTTCTTTCCAGGTGGTGCGAGCCCTTGGGTTCTAATTATAGTCAGCAGAGCCCAGCCAGGGTGTGAATTCCTCCCTTCTGCGGGAACTAGGTTTCCAGAGTGACTTGTCACCAGGAGGGGAAAGAAATGTCCCAGGCGAAGACTAAGGAGGAGGCTCCCCAGAGCACCCCCGCCCCCTTAGCCTTGCAGGAGTCCTCCCACCAAGGGCTTTTTCTCAAAACAGGGAAAGGCCTGACCACAGCGATCTCATTCAAAGGCCCGgattgtggggtttttgtttgggGACCCTTATAGCCGTGCTCATAACTTGGAGAAAACATCCACACCGACCCTGTAAATGCTAGTTCACAGAAAGaccatttttaatatgaaaagagaaaaacaatttgaagGCCCCACAATTTGTTGTCTAACAACATAATTTCAAGTAAAGTGAGTATGATTAAAACATCTTGATTTCACAAAGCCATTCAGAGGAGGCTTCGACAAAAGCGAAGCGGCCCAAATCCCGGAGGGTCACATCCCGGCTGCTACAAAACTCGGCGGGGCGGCCCGCTCCTGCGGCCGGGACAGCGCCGTGGCAGCAGGGGCCACAGGGACCCGCAGATTGGCAcgcccctccccatccccacagtGCGTCTGCACCGGCGACTCTGCGGGGATCGCAGCCGGAGGGCGGGCTGGCGGGCGGGCTCCGCGGCTGTGCTCAGGCATTGGGGTTTGTCCTCATGAGCTCCACGTCGGCGTGCACCATCTCCCTCACCAGCTCCTGCAACACAGGGGTGGGCGTGAGGGAGGAGCTTCTGCCACCCTCTCCTGGTGACACCCCACCCCGGGTGTCCGCCCCAGAGAGGCCTCCGCGTCCCTCATTCCAGCTCCCCTCACTTCTCCCGCACCCCGCCCTCCGGGCTTTGGGCATCGCAGGCGCCTCAGGCGCCCGACCCTGAGAGCTGCCGCCCTGCAGCCCGGGGCCCCGCAGCGGGCGGCGTGCGCCCTAAGAGATACTCACATCGAAAGCGACCCGGGGCTTCCAGTTCAGCTTCTGTTTCGCTTTGGTGCAGTCGCCCTGCAGAAAGTCCTAGGGAAGAAGAGGGGGAGACGAAGCAGGTGTGGGTGGGGGGCAGCAGGTCCCGAGCCCCGGGAACCCCCACCGTTCCGCTCCCTCTGAGCGCACAAGGCTCCGGGGTTCCCTGCTGTCGGTCCCTGCTGCGCGCGTTCAGTTGCGGCTCTCGGCGCCGTAAGTCACTAGGTCGCGGTTAAGAAGGTGCTGTGCGGGCCCGTGAGGACGGTGACAGCGATCCATCCCCAGCTCGTCCCAGCCACCTCCACCCCTCTTCTCCCCAACGAGTCCCTTGGACTCTTAatgcttactttttattttttattttttttacattaagttGTCAGGGACACTACTGTGAGAACTGTTTCGAATTACTGCACTTCTCCGGCTAGGAGGGATGTGAGTAAATCACCAGGCGCCCCTCCCAGTTGCCCGTGCCCCGCGCGCTCAGCTCCCGCTGCAGGGCTGGCCGCGCCAAGCGCCCATCCTACCCACAGCCAGCAGCCCCGCGGGGAAGGGACTTGGGGTGTGGGGCGCGAGGTCCCAGGACTCGTGGACCCCTCTGTCTCGGTGGGAGCGTGCGACCCTCTTTCTACGGCGCCATGGATGTATCTTCCTGGGCGGTGGCTTTGGGCTTTTTGTACCCACAGTAAAGTCAGTTCACATCGCCTCCCGCACACACACGCGTTCATAAAACGAAACTGGAGTTTCACGAAGCAATACTTAGCCTTAGCGTCCAGGAACTCTATAGACGGTCTATTCTATTCTACCCCTATTCTACTCGGTTTGATTCTGTTCCTAAGAAAATGCTGATCTCGACCCACTTGTCCTTCCACGATCCAGCACGGAGCTGCAGCCAGCAGCTCTGCGGGACCCCGCACTGCCCGCCAGTGTCCCCTCTGGGAGGGCGTTCCTTCTCCCGCTTTCCCCAACTGCTCCACTCGAGGAAACGAGGGCATTTCATTTCCATCTACTTAAGAGGCGTCCTTGGAAGGAAGGCTGGTGAAAACAAAACCAGTGGAGAAGAAATTAATCCTGCTCTCAGCCCCTGCTCACCAATGTCTTTGTTACAGCTGTGAAGACTGATTTACCTGAAGATTGAGATGAGTTCAAGATGAATTACAAAAtaggaaacaaggaagaaaggaaaggaggaaaggagaaagaggggaaggaaaggagggaagaaagaaaaaagactttgaGATACATAATTGTTAGAAGTGAGATAAATATTTAGCTTTTCCATACACAAATGTACTCATCAAATAACACATAAGATGTGATTCCTCGAAATAAAACAGAATGCGAAGGCAGTACGACAATAGCTGATGTTTGTAGGAGAGAAATACTCGATCATTTTATTTCAGCTACATACAAATTAAAGAACAGCCTAAAAGGAGTTTCATCGTGTGAAAGTAACAGACAGTCAAGCTGCcactgaaagcctttcctgctTATTTTCTTCAGACTTCCCTGAAACTTGGCAGGCGGGGGAATTTGTTCTAGATTCATGACGGGAAAGGTCGGGAGGGCAGGGGCGGGACTGCTTTGCCCTGGGTTTGGAGCTCACCTTCTCTGCTAAGCCTTCTAGAGTAGAGGCTGTCTGGATCCTACTGAACGTCTGCACCCGCGGGCTTGAAATAGGGCTGCAGCAGAGTACACGGCGACTCTCCCTCTCGTTCTCATCATCCATCACGACTTTTTCAAACGCTTTGCACTTCGCAATACACTAAAGTACCAGTTTCCTCCCCAGAGTGTTAATAATACTAAAACAAGTTATTTCTGCTGGCCCTAAAAGTCCACATACAGATTCTTCAGGAAAagtagaatacaaaaattagtaattaGCAATTTAACATAGCACTACAAGGAAACAGCAATATaagcagaaaaacaaagtaatttatttttctttcccctccctaaATAAACTTGTATATATTTCTACAGGCTTCTATTTTGCTATAAGCGTCACACAAAgatactctttctttttccccaggGGAAGCTGTGCAATGTGGAGTCATGCAGcccatccctcccctctctcaATCCTATAGCAGCTAGATGGTGTGGAGAAGCATGGTTATTGTTTAATCACATCACACTGGCTGTAAATCAACCAGCACGGCATAGGATGCAATTCATGGCTGTGAACTTACAGTTAGCAAAACCCTAAAACCCGGTTTGGCTTCAAATAATCTTGGTAGGCTTGGGAAATGGAGCTTTGTATTGTAATTATGTTTCCTGTAGTTTTCTACAAGGAGCTCATAATATAAAAACAACCAGGGAACTAccattaaggaaaaagaaaaatggttttcaaAGGCTTAGAAACAGACATTGCTACCATACACTGTAAAAGTATTTCATTGAAACCAGAGACGAACCCAGTTAAACTTCTCAATTTAGTTTTGAGCCTAGCTCCAATACTGCAGTCTAGCTGCTTCCTTTAACCTTCTGCCAAGgctctgtctccctgaaatttaaTTAGACCAAGAGACCTTGGGAAGAAAGAGGATGAGGTCCCCTTAGAACAAAACATCGGCTCTCCATGCCAGCTGCTCCTAGACTGACATCTGGACTGGGCAGTAAGCTTATGTTCCAATCAACTTTTAAGGAAGGATGACGAGCATCCCAGCTTGTTTTACACTTAACTGTTCCTGAAggaatttcttatttcttcccaCTGGTGTCAtttatagaaaagatacagtcaGTGGTTCATTCTGCATGGTTCTAGGCACAGGACACACCTAAAGGGTGGCACGGGGAGGGCCTGTGTGGGAGAGTGCACGTAGCTCTAGAAGGAGAGCAAGGATGTGGATTCCTTTCTTTAAATAAGGCTTCCTGTGGGCTGAGAAGAAATCAGGTGGTGGATACTGTGTTCATACAACGGGTCCGAACTGCCATGCTCAGATACAGAACTGTGAGGAGTGAGAGGGGAGTGTGGGCCCTGATACGTGTTCCTTTAATCTTTACCTCCCTCTTAAAGATTTCTGAACTTCCACAAATCTCCTCCGCTAGGGTATAATCAGCTCCTCAGGACAAGAGAGAAGAGTGAGCTTATCTGCTGcgctcttttcttcttttttgacagTTCAGTTCCTTCATTATACATGTGCTTACAGCCTTAGTATGACAAAAGCCGAATTAAAGTGATGATTTTACGTACAGCTTCCAAAAAGGACTTCGTGCACTGGGTGGTCTGGAGCTTTtcttgaaaaaagagaaaataaagctttgagaaaaatgtaaagtatttCTATGTGAATATGACATTTCCTGAACTCTGGCTTCTGGTGTCTTCACTGTTTTCATTGCTATTCCTTAGGTGAACTATACGGTTtcaatatgtaatttataattgTCAAATTCAATTAGGTTTCACTGAGCATTTTACAGCAGCAAAACAGCAGGAGCAATGTCTGGGTCCACATGGCCCTTCAGATTTCTGACTCACGGACTGTGTGCATTCATTTGACCTTCGGGAGCTGTCCTTTAGCTGTGCCATCCACACGTACTTCTACGGAGTTGCAAACAGCAGCATGGAGGAGGGCACGTTTGGCTGCAGCCATTTTTTTAGGCTTTCCTGGCTTATGCTCTTGTTAAAGTGAACTGATAAAAAGCCAGACCAAATGCTGGAAAAGTCATTAAGCCCGTTTCTGAGCCCACAGTAGTTAACGCAAAGTCCAGAAAAGGAGAGACCACAGTGTGCCATTATCTTCTACCCTAACTACAGGTCCCTTTCCTCAGATCTCTTCCATCTAGATAACAACGCAGCTTTAAAATCACACTGGTTAGTTTTCATTCCTTCCCCGGATGTTATTTTGATCATTCTTTAACACATTCATTCCCTTTGATACTCCCACCTCCATACCACTTTCTCTAAAACCACTGTGGGGAATGCTATTAAACAGATCGTATCACATAGGATGATTTTTTGAAGTTCACagtctcatttcattttctccccttttcaCTGAGTTTGCTTTGGGAAAACTTTAATATTTAGTTCAAACTAGATGTCGGACGCTGCATTTCCTCAACAGGTCTGCTTATAAGACTTGCAAAGAACATGTTTAGGtggagaaatattttaagagtatGAGATCTTTTGGCAGACTATTGTTAAATTTCTAATGTACCTCTTGGAAGAAATTGACTCTTGAGTGCTATAAATAGGAGAAGATGTATGGACAGGGATGTTAATAAGGAAAGCCGAGACTGATGAAAGCCTTGGCGAAATGTCTTCAGGAATTTAAGATACAGAGCTGTGAGTGGcacttaatattctttttttcccccttctactTTTCTTAGAAAAGCAAAATTGAGGAATAGCTTAGGTTCCAAGGGAATAAAAGAATGCCAATGAATTTGGTTCTTGATCCAACTTTCTGCCAGTGTAGAGTGAATAGGAAAGCTGGACTCTGGGGgtaatgtttctttttcagaaagaCAGAGctgctaaacaacaacaaaaagcctcaGGAAAAAGCTCTCAAGCCGCACAGACTATCCTAGTCAAGATTCCAGATAGTTGAGAATAAGACtgggaaataacaaaaaatgaattCTGAAAGGTCCCCCAGAAAATCTGCAATATATGATATCTCTTCCTGGGTGTAGCTTGAAGCCTTCCACGATCACGAATTTATCCTTTGGTTTAACCCTTCCCAAAGAGGGAGCGAATGTCCGGGCAGTAAGAAATGCTGTGCTGTTAACAGCGGTAATGAACATTCCCCCCTGTTCCCTTACTGCTGTCTATCCACACAAACTGAAGTGGACGTCAGACCTCTCCTTTAACGACAGGGGCGataagagaggagaagaaaacagCAGGCAGTCCTGTCTGCTCAGGAAGCGGACTCGGTGGGACTGTCCATCAACAGAGGCTAACGGAATGCCGGCAGAGCTCAAACAATGCTCAGGCAGCCTCAGGGAAATGGAGTCAGTCAGCACTGGCCTGCGGAGGGTGCAGGCAGTGGAGAGGAAGTGGCAGAGGGAGCAGAACAGCTCGAGCAGGCCCTGCACCATGGCGTCGTCCGTGGCCACCCTTATGGAGGCCGCTGTGTGGCAATCAGCAATGGTGTAGACTTAGAATAAAACCACCACGGGGCACTCCCACCGTCACCACTGTCACCTCTGCTGGGAGCCTCCTTAGATGACTCAGGATGTGCGGTCCAGTTCTCCTGGATGGTGCCTAATGGGCACTTTAAAATCCTCTGAGCACCCCTCTTGCTGATCCCACTTTTCTGATGGGATCGCAGTTGGTAGATTTTGTCATTTGGGATCAGCAGCTGTTAAGCACtactaaacaaatggaaagaaatgcaTCCATCCATATGCATGCCCCAGATACCAGCGGCAAAGTCCGGCTAGCACAGTAGAGCTTTCGTGGAAAGTAAATGAGAACACGGCCTTCATTATGTGCCTGCTTGTCAATAAAGCATAGGgtgtaaaaaaaattacaggtgtTCACTTCACGAAAGGAGAACTTAATGGCATGTGTAGTGCAACCTATATATAAATGgatcattttcatttatatttaaaaaaatatggttgACATAGTTGACATAAAACAAGAACTGTAGCTAGGCAAAAAAGGGCTCTATAAGCTACACAGACAACATAATTATTTAGGAGAAATACAGGATTTAAGCAAGTTAACTTCCttttaaacaaagttttaaaaaatattctggagaAAGACCTTTCTAGCAGACATGCTTGAGATGTGTGGAGATGAGTGCGTCAGTCCTCTTTCCTCCATGGGATGAACCGCATGTGGTCTATGCGGTTTATGCCACCCCAAAGCTTGTTCCTTTTCCCAGACCAGGTGGTTGCCCTGGCCGCGTCCCCCTGCCCATTGGCTGCCTGGCCTTTGACTGGGACAGAGGAGCACGCCCCCCACCTCCTGAGTGGGGCCCAGCCCAGGAACATGCCTGCTCTCTGCCCTGTCCAGCCCTGTGCAACTTTGAGGCCTTCCCTGTTCAGCCAGGCAGCAGTCTGAGCCAGCTGAAGAGGAAAGCACTTCTCAGAAGCTGCGCTGGGAAGCTTCTGGGGAGCTGCCTACTCACAGGTAGGTGTCTAACAGgtttctttaaatgaaataacCATATAAGACTTTGGGGATGTCATCTTGCATCATACATATTTACAAGGTGCTGTGTCTGTCTGTACCTGTTCTACATC belongs to Macaca thibetana thibetana isolate TM-01 chromosome 4, ASM2454274v1, whole genome shotgun sequence and includes:
- the LOC126952263 gene encoding uncharacterized protein LOC126952263, which produces MAKQFCPSLCRRCVEPGPRSGRLTRRPGPVAGSLRCPLSLRNYERARPSIINLSHLCSCLGAQAQPGRLRDLKGVLKGLGRWCSAQDGSLGRRGPLGLGRWRGAVAFAYTNTNTTNLVEPLAARWRAPGRCKECYYNTNVLDLHVRTCHPHPPEVVDCHHGSLTLLTSSSGNGGRHGARTWPAVHSVPENTRGLGLISRSWRRRPRPVPRGPKAGGLPPHTPGAGSTSSRGRRGCYSRLDLEPCCYPRPSSPPRGLHGPGLRCGLLLWGAGSELYPQSPFQRPRYDYGRGRPPTLTPSSGGAPLLGADDRGLTPGPTAHSRLPPFLHGQGSHPADAQFSAAPLISEFGSQCVRLSVHCHGHWDPFAAAGRSPDGRWEDLACLRPPPPSSRDPGRGSQPLGFPARVLREGPGLRARRPATARAHAPAASPWVQDWAAPARALVQAPRLSAPQPPAPVESWGGTEAPCSSKYPLAVSSPGLANAPVRSGARRDWRCSLRANGTRAKLVGKLGHAIEVGAAPTLAASGEAWARAGLGGSCTARGPGGSGGLRRRECIFGRGQDLGWSLAFYGEEADWEGPSARLSCCATFPRQRRARGTRGCTGAGEGALPGGSGDSTVGSAPRVGPPRSRLAVAADCHVMPLSPNTYYKSLSCASGRIRRT